The Patagioenas fasciata isolate bPatFas1 unplaced genomic scaffold, bPatFas1.hap1 Unplaced_260, whole genome shotgun sequence genome has a segment encoding these proteins:
- the LOC139826823 gene encoding uncharacterized protein codes for MATPPAGEETLVLLEHRYVCSECGHLAAALGEALAHQQHQHPPPQHPQHPHQLELLGAPPDPPQYQCLECGQLLVTPGQLLEHQELHIKLLAQDPEPLGSVTAKPSAAIHFECPECRALFATQELWLSHRQSHRAPNPAPAPTARVDLEHSYRKPGEDDADAADAETVQLLLYECGECRQLFQSPKDFLEHQAAHLTPPLVNGGANEPNAAAAPPPPPVEHRCPECQRLLGGPRQLRRHLRCHRLGAFQCPLCSKVLPTPPALEQHLGGHSAESRFLCLDCGSAFDTESLLLAHRRTHSPNPLHRCPCGKAFANMTKFLYHRRTHGAAKPSAEPPPPPPPEPKAAAPRPPEPNHRCGACGKAFGKAAQLARHQRFVHRLERRHECAECGKMFKKKSHLRNHALTHTGERPFACPDCAKTFNSQANLLRHRLTHTGERPYECQLCHKRFTQSSTLRQHFFVHSRRYPYKCQECGVRFHRPYRLLMHRYHHTGEYPYKCADCGRSFLLRRLLDVHRLAHAGREPQVCAGCGAAFASAAQLREHRCPRGGGGARRFECPVCGKKAGSAARLRAHERLHAAPGAAPEPPRSPAPAPPRRPPCAKSFECGECKKLFSTETSLSVHRRIHTGERPYPCPECGKAFRQSTHLKDHRRLHTGERPFRCGDCGKAFAIAVRLAEHRRIHTGERPYRCEGCGKAYRSFSNLWKHRKLHQQQPPRGPAGAGAAAGAVITTGAAAGAVISTRAAAGAVISTGASAGAVISTGAVSGTGTAAGSIVGTRSSSDSVSGTEAVIETVSGAGAVISTATGAGSVIDTITSAGTIIETVTGAGSIIETVTGTGAVIETVTSTGSVISTGTSAGSVIGTITDAGSVIDTATTTGSIIETITATGSVIGTGTGSGSVIGAITGSGSIIGAVTGTGSITDTITGAGTGAGSIISTTTGSGCVIGAGTGTGSVVGTGTGSVVDTGTGTGSIIDTGTGSIIDTETGTGSVIDTGTGTGSVIDTGTGSVIETGTGAGGTVTVTVTVPVPAPPSPGGDVGAALAVVETIEIYPAPPPDPQQPGGLQ; via the coding sequence ATGGCGACCCCCCCAGCGGGCGAGGAgacgctggtgctgctggagcaccGCTACGTCTGCTCCGAGTGCGGGCACctggcggcggcgctgggggAGGCGCTGgcgcaccagcagcaccagcacccccCCCCGCAGCACCCGCAGCACCCGCACCAGCTCGAGCTGCTGggcgcccccccggaccccccccagTACCAATGCCTGGAGTGCGGGCAGCTCCTGGTGACGCCGGGACAGCTGCTGGAGCACCAGGAGCTGCACATCAAGCTGCTGGCGCAGGACCCGGAGCCGCTCGGCTCCGTCACCGCCAAACCCAGCGCCGCCATCCACTTCGAGTGCCCCGAGTGCCGCGCGCTCTTCGCCACCCAGGAGCTGTGGTTGAGCCACCGGCAAAGCCACCGTGCCCCCAACCCGGCTCCGGCGCCCACGGCCCGCGTGGACCTGGAGCACTCGTACCGCAAACCCGGCGAGGACGACGCCGACGCCGCCGACGCCGAAACGGTGCAGCTGCTGCTCTACGAGTGCGGCGAGTGCCGGCAGCTCTTCCAGAGCCCCAAGGACTTCCTGGAGCACCAGGCCGCGCACCTCACCCCCCCGCTCGTTAACGGCGGCGCTAACGAGCCCaacgccgccgccgcgccgccgccgccccccgtcGAGCACCGCTGCCCCGAGTGCCAGCGCCTCCTGGGCGGCCCCCGCCAGCTCCGGCGCCACCTCCGCTGTCACCGCTTGGGCGCTTTCCAGTGTCCCCTGTGCAGCAAAGTCCTCCCGACGCCGCCGGCGCTGGAGCAGCACCTGGGCGGCCACAGCGCCGAGTCGCGCTTCCTGTGCCTGGATTGCGGCTCCGCCTTCGACACCGAATCCCTGCTGCTGGCGCACCGGCGCACGCACTCCCCGAACCCCCTGCACCGCTGCCCCTGCGGCAAAGCCTTCGCCAACATGACCAAATTCCTCTACCACCGCCGCACCCACGGCGCCGCCAAACCCAGCGCCGAacccccgccgccgccacccccGGAGCCCAAAGCGGCCGCGCCGCGCCCGCCGGAGCCCAACCACCGCTGCGGCGCCTGCGGCAAAGCCTTCGGCAAAGCGGCGCAGCTGGCGCGGCACCAGCGCTTCGTGCACCGCCTGGAGCGGCGCCACGAGTGCGCCGAGTGCGGCAAGATGTTCAAGAAGAAGTCGCACCTGCGCAACCACGCGCTCACGCACACGGGCGAGCGCCCCTTCGCCTGCCCGGACTGCGCCAAAACCTTCAACTCGCAGGCCAACCTCCTGCGGCACCGCCTGACGCACACGGGCGAGCGGCCCTACGAGTGCCAGCTGTGCCACAAGCGCTTCACCCAATCCTCCACGCTGCGCCAACACTTCTTCGTGCACTCGCGCCGCTACCCCTACAAGTGCCAGGAGTGCGGCGTCCGCTTCCACCGGCCCTACCGCCTGCTCATGCACCGCTACCACCACACCGGCGAGTACCCCTACAAGTGCGCCGATTGCGGGCGCTCCTTCCTGCTCCGGCGCCTGCTGGATGTGCACCGCCTGGCCCACGCCGGCCGGGAGCCGCAGGTCTGCGCCGGCTGCGGCGCCGCCTTCGCCAGCGCGGCGCAGCTGCGGGAGCACCGCTGTCCCCGTGGTGGCGGCGGCGCCCGGCGCTTCGAGTGCCCGGTTTGCGGCAAGAAAGCGGGGTCAGCCGCGCGGCTGCGGGCGCACGAGCGGCTCCACGCAGCGCCCGGCGCGGCGCCGGAGCCGCCGCGCTCTCCGGCGCCGGCGCCGCCGCGGCGCCCGCCTTGCGCCAAGAGCTTTGAGTGCGGGGAGTGCAAGAAGCTGTTCAGCACCGAGACGTCGCTGTCGGTTCACCGGCGCATCCACACCGGCGAGCGGCCCTACCCCTGCCCCGAGTGCGGCAAAGCCTTCCGGCAATCCACGCACCTCAAGGACCACCGGCGCCTGCACACGGGCGAGCGCCCCTTCCGCTGCGGCGACTGCGGCAAAGCCTTCGCCATCGCCGTGCGCCTGGCCGAGCACCGGCGCATCCACACGGGCGAGCGGCCCTACCGCTGCGAGGGCTGCGGCAAAGCCTACCGCTCCTTCTCCAACCTCTGGAAGCACCGcaagctgcaccagcagcagcCGCCGCGGGGACCCGCgggcgccggagccgccgccggggccgttATCACcaccggagccgccgccggggccgttATCAGCACCagagccgccgccggggccgttATCAGCACCGGAGCCTCCGCCGGGGCCGTTATCAGCACCGGGGCCGTTAGCGGCACCGGAACCGCCGCCGGCTCCATCGTTGGTACCAGAAGCAGCTCTGACTCCGTTAGCGGCACCGAGGCCGTTATTGAGACCGTAAGCGGCGCCGGCGCCGTTATCAGCACCGCGACTGGCGCCGGCTCTGTTATCGACACCATAACCAGCGCCGGGACCATTATCGAGACCGTAACCGGCGCCGGCTCCATTATTGAGACCGTAACTGGCACCGGGGCTGTTATTGAGACCGTAACCAGCACCGGCTCCGTTATCAGCACCGGAACCAGCGCCGGCTCCGTTATCGGCACCATAACTGACGCCGGCTCCGTTATCGACACCGCAACCACCACTGGGTCCATTATCGAGACCATAACCGCCACCGGCTCCGTCATCGGCACCGGAACCGGCTCTGGCTCCGTTATCGGCGCCATAACTGGTAGCGGCTCCATTATCGGCGCTGTGACTGGTACCGGTTCCATTACTGACACCATAACTGGTGCTGGAACCGGCGCCGGCTCCATCATCAGCACCACAACCGGCTCCGGATGCGTTATTGGCGCTGGAACAGGCACCGGATCCGTTGTTGGCACCGGAACCGGATCCGTCGTTGACACTGGAACCGGAACCGGATCCATCATCGACACCGGAACCGGATCCATCATCGACACTGAAACCGGAACCGGATCCGTTATTGACACTGGAACCGGAACCGGATCTGTTATCGACACCGGAACCGGATCCGTCATCGAGACCGGAACCGGAGCCGGTGGCACCGTCACTGTCACCGTCACCGTCCCCGTgcccgccccccccagccccggcgggGACGTCGGCGCCGCTCTGGCCGTGGTGGAAACCATCGAGATTTACCCAgcgccccccccggacccccaacaacctggggggctgcagtga